From one Rhizobium sp. CIAT894 genomic stretch:
- a CDS encoding NepR family anti-sigma factor, whose protein sequence is MTTRKKEAADQRKLELRASDILDPNNQIGVKLRSLYASAQEEAIPDRFLDLLEKLDHAEMMASAKLAE, encoded by the coding sequence ATGACGACACGCAAGAAAGAAGCAGCCGATCAGCGTAAGCTGGAGCTGCGGGCAAGCGATATTCTGGACCCGAACAATCAGATCGGCGTCAAGCTGCGGTCGCTGTATGCATCCGCGCAGGAAGAGGCGATTCCCGATCGTTTTCTCGATCTTCTCGAAAAGCTTGACCATGCCGAAATGATGGCTTCTGCCAAGCTGGCCGAATAG
- a CDS encoding DUF883 family protein gives MSYSIFQSGRSRRNGTFHNLESGIEEQIEALRDDLAELTRLVGKSSRHQSEKIRSQAGAGYEELLGRSEDLLRELQHGYERGTTEMRETVRKHPLATIGAAAVFGLAIAFLARR, from the coding sequence ATGAGCTATTCTATCTTCCAGTCCGGCCGCAGCCGCCGCAACGGCACCTTCCACAATCTGGAATCCGGCATCGAGGAGCAGATCGAGGCGCTGCGCGACGACCTCGCGGAACTGACGCGCCTCGTCGGCAAGAGCTCGCGTCACCAAAGCGAGAAAATCCGCAGCCAGGCCGGCGCCGGCTATGAGGAATTGCTCGGCCGCAGCGAGGATCTGCTGCGCGAATTGCAGCACGGCTATGAACGCGGCACGACCGAAATGCGCGAAACCGTGCGCAAACATCCGCTGGCAACCATCGGCGCCGCAGCCGTTTTCGGCCTCGCCATCGCCTTCCTCGCCCGCCGCTGA
- a CDS encoding heme ABC transporter ATP-binding protein, whose protein sequence is MIEVSGLSVRLSGKSIINDVAFTAKSGELTAIAGPNGSGKTTTMKAISGELAYGGSVRIGGDEVKELKPWRLAALRGVLPQASTISFPFTVREIVRMGLTSGINLNPDKAEQMAAAALASVDLTGFEGRFYQELSGGEQQRVQLARVLCQIAEPVVDGKPCWLLLDEPVSSLDISHQLTIMTLARNFCERGGGVIAVMHDLNLTALFADRIVLMKSGRLAAAGSIGDVLTDETMLSVFGCALRINQVPADGTPFVLAHSAISER, encoded by the coding sequence ATGATCGAAGTGTCCGGCCTCTCCGTACGCCTTTCCGGCAAATCGATCATCAACGACGTCGCCTTCACGGCAAAATCAGGCGAGCTGACGGCGATTGCCGGGCCGAACGGCTCCGGCAAGACGACGACGATGAAAGCCATATCGGGCGAGCTTGCCTATGGCGGCTCGGTGCGCATCGGCGGCGACGAGGTGAAAGAGCTGAAGCCCTGGCGCCTTGCCGCCCTTCGTGGCGTGCTGCCGCAGGCAAGCACCATCTCCTTTCCGTTCACCGTGCGCGAGATCGTCCGCATGGGCCTGACATCGGGCATCAACCTCAATCCCGACAAGGCCGAGCAGATGGCGGCGGCAGCACTTGCATCGGTCGACCTGACCGGCTTCGAAGGCCGGTTTTATCAGGAACTCTCCGGCGGCGAGCAGCAGCGCGTGCAGCTTGCCCGCGTGCTCTGCCAGATCGCCGAGCCCGTCGTCGACGGCAAACCCTGCTGGCTGCTGCTCGACGAGCCGGTCTCGAGCCTCGACATCAGCCACCAGCTGACGATCATGACGCTTGCCCGCAATTTCTGCGAACGCGGCGGCGGCGTCATCGCCGTCATGCATGATCTCAACCTGACGGCGCTCTTTGCCGACCGCATCGTGCTGATGAAATCCGGCCGCCTTGCCGCTGCCGGCAGCATCGGTGACGTGTTGACGGATGAAACGATGCTGTCGGTGTTCGGCTGCGCGCTGCGGATCAACCAGGTGCCGGCCGACGGCACGCCCTTCGTGCTCGCCCACAGCGCCATTTCCGAGCGCTAA
- a CDS encoding RNA polymerase sigma factor — protein MEEKTQPSFKRELLAALPSLRAFAISLIGRHDRADDLVQDTIMKAWAKQDHFEMGTNMKAWLFTILRNELYSQMRKSGREVQDSDGLFTESMAMHPSQYGALDLQDFKKALDQLPPDQREAIILVGASGFSYEEAAEICGCAVGTIKSRVNRARQRLQELLQISGEADFGPDATSAPLTSKAFAF, from the coding sequence ATGGAAGAAAAAACGCAACCCAGCTTCAAGCGGGAACTGCTGGCGGCCCTCCCAAGTCTCCGTGCTTTCGCCATTTCGCTGATCGGGCGGCATGACCGCGCCGACGATCTTGTCCAGGATACCATCATGAAGGCCTGGGCCAAGCAGGATCATTTCGAGATGGGCACCAATATGAAGGCCTGGCTCTTTACCATCCTGCGCAACGAACTCTACAGCCAGATGCGCAAGAGCGGCCGTGAGGTCCAGGACAGCGACGGACTGTTCACGGAATCGATGGCAATGCATCCCTCGCAATACGGGGCGCTCGATCTGCAGGATTTCAAGAAGGCGCTCGACCAGCTGCCCCCGGACCAGCGCGAGGCGATCATCCTCGTCGGCGCCTCGGGTTTCTCCTACGAGGAAGCGGCCGAAATCTGCGGCTGCGCCGTCGGCACCATCAAGAGCCGCGTCAACCGCGCCCGCCAGCGGCTGCAGGAACTGCTGCAGATATCAGGCGAAGCCGATTTCGGCCCCGACGCCACTTCGGCGCCACTGACGTCGAAGGCGTTTGCATTTTGA
- a CDS encoding response regulator: protein MTLSTRIAPHLPYLRRYSRALTGTQTSGDAYVAAVLEAIIADLTIFPDTANDRVALYKLFTQLFGSTAVQIPEPTSPYAWEQRATLNLSKVSPGARQAFLLASVENFRVAEIGEILELDEQDVMRLLDMASQEISRQVATDIMIIEDEPLIAMDIEQMVESLGHRVTGIARTHAEAVALYNKTKPSMVLADIQLADGSSGIDAVNDILKTSSVPVIFITAFPERLLTGERPEPTFLVTKPFNPDMVKALISQALFFNESTRVAA, encoded by the coding sequence ATGACACTTTCCACTCGAATTGCGCCGCACCTTCCTTATCTGCGCCGCTATTCCCGCGCCCTTACCGGCACTCAGACTTCGGGCGACGCCTATGTTGCCGCCGTTCTTGAAGCCATCATCGCCGATCTCACGATTTTCCCGGATACGGCGAATGACCGGGTGGCACTCTACAAACTGTTTACGCAATTGTTTGGTTCCACCGCAGTCCAGATTCCAGAGCCGACATCGCCCTATGCCTGGGAACAGCGCGCCACGCTCAACCTTTCGAAGGTTTCACCGGGCGCCCGTCAGGCCTTCCTGCTCGCCTCCGTCGAGAATTTCCGCGTCGCCGAGATCGGTGAAATCCTGGAACTCGACGAACAGGATGTGATGCGGCTGCTCGACATGGCCTCGCAGGAGATTTCCCGTCAGGTCGCAACCGATATCATGATCATCGAGGACGAACCGCTGATCGCCATGGATATCGAGCAAATGGTCGAAAGCCTCGGCCATCGCGTCACCGGTATTGCCCGCACGCATGCCGAGGCCGTGGCGCTCTACAACAAGACCAAGCCGAGCATGGTGCTGGCCGACATCCAGCTTGCCGACGGCAGTTCCGGCATCGACGCGGTCAACGACATCCTCAAGACATCGAGCGTGCCGGTGATCTTCATCACCGCTTTCCCGGAAAGGCTTCTGACCGGCGAGCGCCCCGAACCGACTTTCCTTGTCACCAAGCCCTTCAATCCAGACATGGTCAAGGCACTGATCAGCCAAGCGCTTTTCTTCAACGAATCGACCAGAGTGGCCGCCTGA